One Pullulanibacillus sp. KACC 23026 DNA segment encodes these proteins:
- a CDS encoding cation-translocating P-type ATPase: protein MDWYKQTAQAVEEQLDSDRHKGLTQEESQRRLKANGFNELKEQDKPSALSIFLSQFKDFMIYVLFAAILLSAFLGEYLDAVAIFLIVIMNGILGYIQEQRAEKSLDALRELSAPHSLVLREGKWMNIPAKELVVGDIVKVESGDRIGADLRFFSASNLHVEESALTGESVPSQKQSEPIHGDDLPLGDQSNRGFMGTMVTQGTGVGIVTETGMDTEMGKIAGLIQSAEKLSTPLQMKLEQLGRTLIYLSIGLTVLVVLLGVYRGHELTHMILSGVSLAVAAIPEGLPAIVTIALALGVQKMIRRHAIVRKLPAVETLGSATVICSDKTGTLTQNKMTVTHLWTDGKTWDVPEDPKVDRFKKDGRPMHIENETTLKQLLEYAVLCNDAVIDQEDGDKPTQLGDPTEIALLESGKKAGITKQGLSPSYKIVQTFPFDSSRKMMSVIVEKPSGEQFAVVKGAPDVLLSRCDYIMWNGTRELKRSKHTNAIEEAIDQLGRKALRNIAVAYKPIYQSKPSSEADQVEKGLTFVGLQGMIDPPRPEVKKAIAECREAGIKTVMITGDHAVTASAIARQLDLLPAHGKVMDGAALSALTEDELVNQVEDIYVYARVSPEHKLKIVKALQKKGHVVAMTGDGVNDAPAIKSANIGIAMGNTGTDVAKEAAALVLSDDNFSSIKAAVEEGRNIYENIRKFIRYLLASNVGEILVMLIAMMLALPLPLLPIQILWVNLVTDGLPAMALGVDQAEDNVMKRGPRPTNEGVFARGLGWKIISRGFLIGVATTAAFWITLNGDPDDLLKAQSVAFVTLVMAQLIHVFDCRSERSIFDRNPFENRYLVLAVFSSILLMLVVMYVPVLQPVFHTVPLTVRDWLLVLGLAAIPTFLLSGNQLFKKDKRTTASRVSSH from the coding sequence ATGGATTGGTATAAACAAACTGCACAAGCTGTTGAGGAACAGCTCGATAGTGATCGTCATAAAGGGCTGACCCAAGAGGAAAGTCAGAGGCGATTGAAGGCAAATGGCTTTAATGAATTAAAAGAGCAAGACAAGCCATCAGCGCTCTCGATTTTCCTATCACAGTTCAAGGATTTCATGATTTATGTGTTATTTGCAGCCATTTTGTTATCTGCTTTTTTAGGAGAATACCTCGATGCAGTCGCTATTTTTCTTATTGTCATCATGAATGGCATACTTGGCTACATTCAAGAGCAACGTGCTGAAAAATCACTTGATGCGCTCAGGGAGCTGTCAGCGCCCCATTCACTCGTTCTAAGAGAGGGAAAATGGATGAACATTCCTGCGAAAGAATTGGTGGTCGGAGATATCGTTAAGGTTGAAAGTGGTGACCGTATAGGCGCTGATCTTCGCTTTTTCTCCGCTTCCAATTTGCACGTAGAGGAGTCGGCACTGACAGGCGAGTCCGTTCCCTCACAGAAACAATCAGAGCCCATTCATGGCGATGATCTGCCTCTAGGGGATCAGTCCAACCGAGGGTTTATGGGGACGATGGTGACACAAGGAACAGGTGTTGGTATCGTCACGGAAACCGGTATGGATACAGAAATGGGTAAGATTGCAGGACTCATACAGAGCGCTGAGAAGCTGTCTACCCCATTGCAAATGAAGCTTGAGCAGCTTGGACGTACTCTTATTTATTTGTCTATTGGATTGACCGTATTGGTAGTATTATTAGGGGTCTATCGTGGGCATGAGCTCACTCATATGATTCTTTCAGGTGTGTCACTCGCTGTAGCTGCTATCCCCGAAGGATTACCAGCGATAGTAACGATTGCTCTAGCATTAGGTGTGCAGAAAATGATTAGGCGTCATGCCATTGTTAGAAAGCTTCCGGCAGTCGAAACTTTAGGGTCTGCAACGGTCATTTGTTCGGATAAAACGGGGACTCTTACTCAAAATAAAATGACGGTCACTCATCTTTGGACGGATGGAAAAACATGGGATGTGCCGGAGGATCCAAAGGTGGACCGTTTTAAAAAAGATGGCCGACCTATGCATATAGAAAATGAAACAACGCTAAAGCAACTGCTTGAATATGCGGTTCTTTGTAATGATGCGGTGATTGATCAGGAGGATGGGGACAAGCCTACACAACTTGGCGACCCAACTGAAATTGCTCTTTTAGAAAGCGGCAAAAAGGCGGGTATTACTAAACAAGGATTGAGTCCATCTTATAAAATCGTCCAAACTTTTCCGTTTGATTCCAGTCGTAAGATGATGAGTGTTATTGTTGAAAAGCCGAGCGGTGAACAATTTGCTGTGGTAAAAGGAGCGCCTGATGTTCTGCTTTCCCGCTGTGATTATATCATGTGGAATGGAACACGTGAGTTAAAACGTTCTAAGCATACCAATGCAATTGAAGAAGCCATCGATCAGCTTGGCCGAAAAGCATTAAGGAATATTGCTGTAGCCTATAAGCCGATTTATCAGAGTAAACCAAGCTCAGAAGCCGATCAGGTGGAAAAAGGTTTAACTTTTGTTGGACTCCAAGGCATGATTGATCCGCCGCGTCCGGAAGTGAAAAAAGCGATTGCGGAATGCCGGGAAGCTGGAATAAAGACTGTCATGATTACAGGGGATCATGCCGTTACAGCGAGTGCGATTGCCCGCCAGCTTGATCTATTACCTGCTCATGGGAAGGTTATGGATGGGGCCGCACTTTCAGCGTTGACTGAGGATGAACTCGTCAATCAAGTTGAGGATATCTACGTGTATGCTCGCGTTTCTCCAGAACATAAATTAAAAATTGTTAAAGCGTTACAGAAGAAAGGGCATGTTGTGGCCATGACGGGGGATGGAGTTAATGATGCACCAGCGATCAAATCCGCCAACATTGGTATTGCGATGGGGAATACAGGAACGGATGTAGCGAAGGAAGCCGCAGCTCTTGTCTTAAGCGATGACAATTTTTCATCCATTAAAGCAGCGGTTGAAGAGGGACGTAATATCTATGAAAACATCCGCAAGTTTATTCGCTACTTGTTAGCATCCAATGTCGGTGAGATTCTTGTGATGCTGATTGCGATGATGCTCGCCCTTCCGCTTCCTTTACTTCCTATCCAAATTCTGTGGGTTAACCTTGTGACAGACGGACTGCCTGCCATGGCCCTTGGCGTTGACCAAGCTGAAGACAATGTCATGAAACGCGGACCAAGACCGACTAATGAAGGTGTCTTCGCACGAGGGCTTGGCTGGAAAATTATCTCAAGAGGCTTTCTGATCGGTGTTGCGACAACAGCGGCGTTCTGGATCACTCTAAATGGCGATCCGGATGATCTGTTAAAAGCGCAAAGTGTCGCCTTTGTTACGCTCGTCATGGCCCAACTGATTCATGTGTTTGATTGCCGAAGCGAGCGTTCCATCTTTGATCGAAATCCTTTTGAAAACCGGTATCTTGTACTTGCGGTTTTTTCATCGATTTTACTGATGCTAGTCGTCATGTATGTTCCCGTTCTGCAGCCGGTCTTCCACACTGTTCCGTTAACCGTTCGTGATTGGCTGCTCGTCTTAGGTCTTGCTGCAATCCCAACTTTCTTATTGTCAGGCAATCAGCTTTTCAAGAAGGACAAAAGAACAACAGCAAGTCGCGTAAGCAGCCATTAA
- a CDS encoding 8-oxo-dGTP diphosphatase translates to MLKFTICFIKQGNHFLMLNRESPEWMGAWNGVGGKLEENETPIEGILREVKEETHLELQQDLVQYKGKVTWYDVNGTFYGGMYLFLAEIPESMRYATPVKTAEGILDWKSLDWLLHPQNKGVADVKRFFETMIHDAHPYDYRCLYDEDLLVDVEKVKIVEEPFV, encoded by the coding sequence ATGCTAAAATTTACAATTTGTTTTATTAAACAAGGGAATCATTTTTTGATGTTAAATCGGGAATCTCCTGAATGGATGGGAGCCTGGAATGGTGTTGGAGGCAAGTTGGAAGAAAATGAAACACCGATCGAAGGAATCCTCCGTGAAGTAAAAGAAGAGACTCATTTAGAGCTTCAGCAAGATCTTGTTCAATATAAAGGAAAAGTAACTTGGTACGACGTTAACGGTACGTTCTATGGAGGGATGTACCTATTCTTAGCTGAAATTCCAGAATCGATGCGTTACGCAACGCCTGTTAAAACTGCGGAAGGCATATTGGATTGGAAATCACTTGATTGGCTATTGCATCCACAAAATAAGGGGGTGGCCGATGTTAAGCGATTCTTTGAGACGATGATTCATGATGCGCATCCTTATGACTATCGGTGTCTTTACGACGAAGACCTGTTAGTAGATGTTGAGAAAGTCAAGATAGTAGAGGAGCCTTTTGTTTAA
- a CDS encoding LysE family transporter: MNFGILFSYVGLGLMLAAPIGPVNSARLDKGIKNGFWHAWIVGFGAIVADACFMMLVYLGLVRFINIPIVQIFLWLFGGFVLIYTGIEAVKTANKFKFDYRNKTDSIVSCFVTGFFITITSPLSILFWLGIYGSVLAETAVNNGFSRVLLYSAMIFLGITIWDLFVATLTSGFKRFFNYRMLIVISALSGVSLILFGVYFVWQGLKAIFGQ; encoded by the coding sequence TTGAATTTCGGAATACTTTTCAGTTATGTGGGGCTTGGCTTAATGCTGGCAGCACCGATCGGTCCAGTGAATTCCGCACGTCTGGATAAAGGGATTAAGAACGGTTTTTGGCATGCTTGGATCGTCGGATTTGGTGCTATCGTTGCAGATGCGTGTTTTATGATGCTTGTTTATTTAGGACTTGTCCGGTTTATTAATATTCCGATTGTCCAAATTTTTCTTTGGCTGTTTGGTGGTTTTGTCCTCATTTATACGGGAATTGAAGCGGTTAAGACAGCCAATAAATTCAAATTCGATTACCGAAATAAAACAGATTCGATTGTTTCTTGTTTTGTCACGGGTTTCTTTATTACGATCACCAGTCCATTGTCTATTTTGTTTTGGTTAGGGATCTATGGATCGGTCTTAGCGGAGACGGCTGTTAACAATGGGTTTAGTCGTGTTCTTTTATATAGCGCTATGATTTTTCTTGGTATTACGATTTGGGATCTTTTTGTGGCTACTCTTACATCAGGTTTTAAACGCTTTTTCAATTATCGCATGTTAATTGTCATTTCGGCCTTGTCAGGGGTGTCGCTTATCCTATTTGGCGTTTATTTTGTTTGGCAAGGTCTAAAGGCCATTTTTGGTCAATGA
- a CDS encoding GNAT family N-acetyltransferase, producing the protein MSISFKKLIEPDSDLASVISQWENDPSIIPLTRPNQNQEELDHREEVTVEELMKRMEHHQIYLIYLDDQLVGEMNYMVDPSHLYKKETGTAWIGITIGEPVGRGKGVGYKAIQFLENEIKKQGLNRIELGVFEFNQTAHKLYSKMGYKEIGRIDQFTYWQGKMWTDIRMEKYFGSANNN; encoded by the coding sequence ATGTCTATATCTTTCAAGAAATTAATTGAACCCGATTCAGACCTTGCGAGCGTAATCAGTCAATGGGAAAATGACCCGTCAATAATCCCCCTTACTCGGCCGAATCAAAATCAAGAGGAGCTTGACCACAGAGAAGAGGTAACTGTGGAAGAGCTGATGAAACGAATGGAACATCACCAGATCTATCTGATTTATCTTGATGATCAATTAGTTGGTGAAATGAATTATATGGTTGACCCAAGTCACTTGTACAAAAAGGAAACAGGGACTGCCTGGATTGGGATTACAATCGGTGAACCCGTTGGCAGAGGCAAGGGCGTTGGGTACAAAGCGATTCAATTTCTTGAGAACGAGATTAAAAAACAAGGACTGAATCGTATTGAATTAGGTGTTTTTGAATTTAATCAGACAGCTCATAAGCTCTATAGCAAAATGGGATATAAGGAAATCGGCAGAATCGATCAATTCACCTATTGGCAAGGAAAAATGTGGACCGATATTCGAATGGAAAAATATTTTGGATCTGCAAATAATAATTGA
- a CDS encoding 2'-5' RNA ligase family protein, whose amino-acid sequence MYGMITLFDEKTEQFIKDIWELLRKFGISSYAFEVEDRRPHLTLASYSDIDGAAFMDKMKRVYENKKALPITFSTIGSFIGSGTLFYSPTHTSDLMDFHCQHHRQFEDFASDADSLYSPDKWIPHCTIANRLSPDKLMEAFHFCSNKRESFSGQLKEVALIDTSQKNKAPILYSVALT is encoded by the coding sequence ATGTACGGTATGATTACACTTTTTGATGAGAAAACAGAACAATTTATTAAAGATATTTGGGAACTTTTAAGAAAATTCGGGATTTCTTCTTATGCTTTTGAAGTCGAGGACAGAAGACCACATCTGACTTTAGCAAGTTATTCTGATATTGATGGTGCGGCTTTCATGGATAAGATGAAGCGTGTTTATGAAAATAAAAAGGCTCTTCCTATAACGTTTAGCACGATCGGCTCCTTTATAGGATCAGGAACCTTGTTTTATTCTCCTACCCATACATCTGATTTAATGGATTTTCACTGCCAGCACCACAGACAATTTGAGGATTTTGCAAGTGACGCCGACTCGCTTTATTCTCCGGATAAGTGGATCCCGCATTGTACCATCGCTAACCGACTTTCGCCAGACAAATTGATGGAAGCCTTCCACTTTTGTTCTAATAAACGAGAGTCTTTTTCGGGACAACTAAAGGAAGTGGCACTTATTGATACTTCACAAAAAAACAAAGCCCCAATCCTTTATTCAGTTGCTTTAACGTGA
- a CDS encoding DinB family protein, giving the protein MTLNFFNQCTEALLALKEMPERFLTDPIGEGKWSIREIIGHLYFGDLYNLEEMVPLMADGVSLPPFPNHNEHNEKAISYIKRFETVSDLLGTFAQTRQLLIQALEKVGKEAQFEIENEPGQYTVESFVDLFAKHDAHHLKQIQLKLKGQALHFDKR; this is encoded by the coding sequence ATGACTTTAAATTTTTTCAATCAATGTACGGAAGCGTTGTTAGCTTTGAAGGAAATGCCTGAAAGATTTCTGACCGATCCGATTGGAGAAGGGAAGTGGTCGATCCGAGAGATTATTGGCCATTTGTATTTTGGGGATTTGTATAATTTAGAAGAAATGGTACCATTAATGGCTGATGGTGTAAGTCTTCCTCCATTTCCAAATCATAACGAACATAACGAGAAAGCGATAAGTTATATTAAACGCTTTGAAACAGTGTCTGATCTTCTTGGGACATTTGCTCAAACACGTCAATTGCTTATTCAAGCCTTAGAGAAAGTAGGAAAAGAGGCTCAATTTGAGATTGAAAATGAGCCTGGCCAATATACAGTAGAATCATTTGTGGACTTGTTTGCCAAGCACGATGCTCACCATTTAAAACAAATTCAACTGAAACTAAAAGGACAAGCGCTTCACTTTGATAAACGATAA
- a CDS encoding twin-arginine translocase TatA/TatE family subunit has translation MESPGKIILVILLAFILFGAKKLPEFGSSAGKALFEFKKALNPGLDDSEVEKKSQPKEL, from the coding sequence ATGGAAAGCCCAGGTAAAATTATTCTTGTCATCCTCCTTGCCTTTATCCTTTTTGGTGCAAAGAAGCTCCCTGAATTCGGAAGCAGTGCCGGAAAAGCCTTATTCGAATTTAAAAAAGCCTTAAATCCAGGTCTAGATGACTCTGAGGTAGAAAAAAAGAGCCAACCAAAAGAACTTTAG
- a CDS encoding ABC transporter permease: MKSIVIKELKLMLKEKGNFFFLILMPILFIVLFGSIFSSLGNSTISLQVVDQDHSAASKAFIEQIHHIKGFKVNQSGTQTANQQIQQIKDGKLSSLIVVPKGFEDNLKSAQTPAKIKFYEDAASSQEVTPIQAVLTNLSDGYREQKMSTALLASGKSQTEIKQIMASPIKIQDIKESASHVDLVSQVVPGYTVMFVFFILITMVRRFFKEKESGMVARLRSTSMSSTTYLIGMWIPSLISVVIQCAVLLLFGHFVYGVNLGNIGSVIAVVVCLAICGTGVGLALALLVRGENQGQGITQIITLGGAALSGLWVPYDLLPPFAQAIGRFTPQYWAMQGLVNSMVHSAQISDVWKSLVILLAFGIAGLCVATLRFKAFLHASTN, translated from the coding sequence TTGAAAAGCATTGTCATAAAAGAATTAAAGCTCATGCTGAAAGAAAAGGGGAATTTCTTCTTTCTGATTTTGATGCCGATCCTGTTTATTGTTCTGTTCGGATCGATTTTTAGTAGTTTGGGAAATTCAACGATTTCTCTTCAAGTGGTTGACCAAGACCATTCTGCTGCCTCGAAAGCCTTTATTGAGCAAATCCATCACATTAAAGGCTTCAAGGTCAATCAGAGTGGGACCCAAACCGCTAATCAACAAATTCAGCAGATCAAAGATGGCAAACTATCTTCTTTGATCGTTGTACCAAAAGGCTTTGAGGATAATCTGAAGAGCGCTCAGACACCTGCCAAAATCAAATTTTATGAGGATGCCGCATCCAGTCAAGAAGTAACACCGATCCAAGCTGTGCTCACTAATCTTTCGGATGGCTACCGCGAACAAAAGATGTCAACCGCTTTATTAGCCTCCGGAAAAAGTCAGACAGAAATTAAGCAAATCATGGCATCCCCCATTAAGATTCAAGATATAAAAGAAAGTGCGTCCCACGTTGATCTAGTATCGCAGGTTGTACCAGGATACACCGTTATGTTTGTTTTCTTTATTTTGATTACGATGGTTCGACGCTTCTTTAAAGAGAAAGAGTCGGGAATGGTGGCACGGCTTCGCAGTACATCCATGTCCTCAACAACCTATTTAATCGGCATGTGGATTCCATCTTTAATAAGTGTTGTCATTCAGTGTGCAGTCCTTTTATTGTTCGGCCACTTTGTTTATGGAGTAAATCTTGGTAATATCGGTTCGGTCATAGCTGTTGTTGTGTGTTTAGCGATTTGTGGAACGGGCGTTGGACTTGCACTTGCCCTTCTTGTGCGAGGTGAAAATCAAGGTCAGGGGATTACCCAGATCATTACACTTGGCGGAGCCGCTTTATCGGGACTTTGGGTACCTTATGATCTCTTGCCGCCTTTTGCCCAAGCGATTGGTCGCTTCACCCCGCAATACTGGGCGATGCAAGGGCTGGTGAATTCGATGGTGCATAGTGCACAAATCAGCGATGTTTGGAAATCACTGGTTATCCTTCTTGCTTTTGGAATTGCTGGATTGTGTGTGGCCACGCTGAGATTTAAGGCCTTTTTGCACGCCTCAACTAATTAA
- a CDS encoding ABC transporter ATP-binding protein, whose translation MEKVVQVEHLGKRYGHKIALEDVSFTVDSGSCFGLLGPNGAGKSTTMKLLTGITDTDNGIVTILGKNAKKERQAIQKQVGYVPQAITLYEKLSALDNLIFFGEMNGVNGRLLKTRISEVLEQTGLSDRAKDAVKTFSGGMKRRINIAAALLHKPRLLILDEPTVGIDPQSRNRIFEMIRSLKQEGVSIIYSTHYMEEVETLCDQLAIIDHGKVITEGSVSGLIDQYGQKAIYLEATGMTEPPRLTEPAKVYAKNSGWVIESNKLVETMQEVLEQAKHQGREIKALEMMRPTLETVFLTLTGTSLRD comes from the coding sequence GTGGAAAAGGTGGTACAGGTTGAACATTTAGGAAAACGCTATGGCCATAAGATAGCATTAGAAGATGTCAGTTTTACTGTAGATAGTGGATCATGTTTTGGCTTACTAGGACCAAATGGGGCTGGTAAATCCACGACTATGAAACTATTAACTGGGATCACGGATACTGATAATGGGATTGTAACGATCCTTGGCAAGAACGCTAAGAAAGAACGCCAAGCTATTCAAAAGCAGGTCGGCTATGTGCCTCAAGCCATTACACTGTATGAAAAACTTAGCGCACTAGATAATTTGATTTTTTTTGGGGAAATGAACGGTGTAAATGGGCGTCTGTTAAAGACACGTATTTCAGAAGTGCTCGAGCAAACAGGATTGTCTGATCGGGCAAAGGATGCGGTCAAAACCTTCTCAGGCGGTATGAAACGACGGATTAATATTGCGGCTGCCTTATTGCACAAACCAAGGCTATTAATACTCGACGAACCGACTGTAGGGATTGATCCACAATCACGTAACCGCATTTTTGAAATGATTCGTTCCTTAAAGCAAGAGGGTGTTTCCATTATTTATTCCACCCATTATATGGAGGAGGTTGAAACGCTTTGTGATCAACTGGCTATTATCGACCATGGCAAGGTGATTACAGAAGGGAGCGTATCCGGCTTAATCGACCAATACGGTCAAAAGGCGATTTATTTGGAGGCAACAGGCATGACAGAGCCTCCTAGGCTGACGGAGCCAGCAAAAGTTTACGCAAAAAATTCAGGCTGGGTCATTGAGTCCAACAAGCTAGTCGAAACGATGCAAGAAGTGTTAGAGCAGGCAAAACACCAAGGCAGAGAGATTAAAGCACTTGAGATGATGCGCCCGACTCTCGAAACGGTTTTCTTGACACTTACAGGAACGAGTCTAAGAGATTAG
- a CDS encoding ABC transporter permease has product MSEQPVFWSLVKHDMKRRRNIKKNRNRMSRKWVFVYVCFALLIILGFTSYGAVSGHIRYDGTWYFTCGLPFMIFGMVIHRINVEWQNETVGWWLSLPYSRGTLIRAKFVASLITSIKTCLIIYLLIILFGLYTMALNGQFAGPVMWSFIREGLTWGIFMIASSPIIVSFGVFTGTLSHTNLKPALPMVWVLIWVIGILTGMTGTNFSYFYNKIGLPLKEIILGAILISWLVAYILIKASAYLLDQKLAL; this is encoded by the coding sequence ATGTCTGAACAACCTGTTTTTTGGTCGTTGGTCAAACACGATATGAAACGGCGACGCAATATAAAAAAAAATCGGAATCGAATGTCACGAAAATGGGTGTTCGTTTATGTATGCTTTGCATTGCTCATTATTCTTGGGTTTACTTCTTATGGAGCAGTTAGCGGTCATATTCGTTATGATGGCACCTGGTACTTTACCTGCGGCCTTCCTTTTATGATATTTGGTATGGTCATTCACCGGATAAATGTTGAATGGCAAAATGAGACGGTTGGCTGGTGGCTGTCTTTACCATATTCTCGAGGAACACTCATCAGAGCTAAGTTTGTCGCGAGCCTTATAACGTCCATCAAAACCTGTCTGATCATTTACCTATTGATCATCCTCTTTGGCCTATACACAATGGCTCTTAATGGCCAGTTTGCTGGTCCTGTAATGTGGTCTTTTATAAGGGAGGGTTTGACATGGGGGATATTCATGATTGCTTCGAGCCCCATCATTGTAAGTTTTGGTGTTTTTACGGGAACTCTGTCCCACACGAACCTTAAACCTGCCTTACCAATGGTTTGGGTTTTAATATGGGTAATCGGCATTTTAACCGGGATGACGGGTACTAATTTCAGTTATTTCTATAATAAAATTGGTCTTCCACTTAAAGAAATTATTCTTGGTGCTATTCTTATCAGCTGGTTAGTGGCTTATATTCTTATTAAAGCGTCTGCTTACCTGCTGGATCAAAAATTAGCACTTTAA
- a CDS encoding ABC transporter ATP-binding protein, with protein MERVAVQCSNLTKRYGRKKALDQLQLNIPTGKVAGILGSNGAGKSTLFRLMMGLVRPDEGELFIFGEKPGFQTNARIAYLPDRARWYADHTVKQAFQWGCQFLPGFDLSEANRFADQMKLDEEMKLGEMSKGQEARLQLILCLARHVPLMILDEPFSGIDTVSREQIIESLIDLMSEREQTLLISTHEIYEAEGLLDYAIFLEEGRVVLAEESEVLRQTYGSLHSIPRKLLK; from the coding sequence ATGGAACGTGTTGCCGTTCAATGTTCAAATTTAACAAAGCGTTATGGCCGAAAGAAAGCATTGGATCAGCTTCAACTTAATATACCAACAGGTAAAGTGGCGGGGATACTAGGGTCAAATGGAGCTGGAAAATCAACCCTCTTTCGCCTTATGATGGGGCTTGTAAGGCCGGATGAGGGAGAACTCTTCATTTTTGGAGAAAAGCCAGGCTTTCAGACGAATGCTCGAATTGCCTATCTCCCGGACAGGGCCCGCTGGTATGCAGATCATACGGTCAAACAGGCTTTTCAATGGGGCTGTCAGTTTTTACCTGGATTCGATTTATCGGAAGCTAATCGTTTTGCCGATCAGATGAAATTGGACGAAGAGATGAAACTCGGGGAGATGTCAAAGGGTCAGGAAGCGAGGCTTCAACTTATTCTTTGTCTCGCCCGACATGTTCCGTTAATGATTCTAGATGAGCCTTTTTCAGGGATTGACACGGTTTCACGAGAGCAAATTATTGAAAGCTTAATTGATCTGATGAGTGAACGGGAACAAACACTTCTCATTAGCACACATGAAATATATGAAGCAGAGGGCTTGCTAGACTACGCCATTTTCTTAGAGGAAGGCCGTGTAGTATTAGCGGAAGAATCTGAGGTTTTAAGACAAACCTATGGCTCTCTGCATTCCATTCCTAGGAAATTACTAAAATAG
- a CDS encoding GntR family transcriptional regulator encodes MEHYQVGSLPFSIDLSQPLYEQILDQIRSLVAKGELELGAKIPSVRELAQSLKINPNTVMRAYQELERDGLTEKRRGQGTFITASADQVKGFREDLALQTIEEFLTKMSNLGYSRDEIVAFIKREGVR; translated from the coding sequence ATGGAACATTATCAGGTTGGCTCTCTGCCGTTCTCAATTGACCTTAGCCAACCGCTGTATGAGCAAATTCTTGATCAGATCAGAAGTTTAGTGGCAAAAGGAGAGCTTGAATTGGGGGCAAAAATTCCTTCTGTTAGAGAGCTGGCACAGTCTTTGAAAATTAACCCTAATACTGTTATGAGAGCCTATCAGGAGCTGGAACGAGATGGACTTACAGAAAAACGTCGAGGTCAAGGGACCTTTATAACCGCATCCGCTGACCAGGTTAAAGGCTTTAGGGAGGATCTCGCTCTTCAAACAATTGAAGAATTCCTTACTAAAATGAGCAATCTTGGCTATTCGAGAGATGAAATTGTAGCATTTATCAAGAGAGAGGGAGTGAGGTAG